TGGTCtgttggaaaaaacaacaacagttctTCAAATTGAATTGCGAATCCCCTCTGATCTCGTGGCGTCCAAGGGGTATTTTAGATGGAACAGTGACAGTTCTAGTGTGTACCTTTATCTTCTTTTCTGTCAATAGTTCTAGTAAGTGTTCTCGTGGAATGATAATTGAACGGATACTTGTTTAACCATTTTGACATTTCTTACAGAATTCATTCGtgtgttttgattttgttttatacatgtacgcaCTTATGAATACACTTAAAAAAAGTAGCAGAATGTTCAATCTTTGTCCATTCTTGTTTCTGACGGTTCATGAAATCAGTGGTACCGGTAAATACTTTTTTACacttattataatttaatttgaaaaaatacaCGACTtgttaacagaacagaacagaacatcttattcagacttatacataagtacatcgtattaatacatacaatttataagtaattatGTCACGTtttcaatacaaatttaatacaaaaaaaagaaaaatatgcatacatgtatagtaaactttcaaaacatataatatttaaatgacagAAAGATTTTGTAAGTGATACCGGTTATCGGTTATATGGTattatttatcaatgaatttcgaattacaaatgcttcttttatatatttacataacttAACCAGTTCGTTTTTTTTTCGGATGAAGTCAGTAGTTTGTGGTACTTAAACACAGACGGATTAACATATACATAACGTATTAGGTATTTTTGTCTTAAAACACTAAACCATGGGCAAATACGAACGAAGTGAAACTCATGTTCAATGTCTCTACTATTGCAACATAGACAGTATCTTTCATTGCGTGGGGTATTATTGCCGGCATATCTCCCTATTTGTATTCTTAATGGGTGAACAGAAATTCTTAACTTAACAAAGTGAACACGCAAATTCCTTGGTAACATATCCAAATAAGGTTCGTTAAATAGAGTAGGTTTAAAAACTCTATACATGTCTAAAACAGGGCTATTACTTAATAtaccatatatattataatataatatgaatgttGAAGAGTGTCATCAAGGACTCATCAATTGGGTCTCACATATTAAAAAGTTGTAAACCGATTATGGCTatggatatgtttttaataaCCCTAGCTCTGTGTGTGTTACTTCTTTTATATGCCAGTTTAGATATAGGcttatagatacatttaaacaagaatggtatggtatggaaaaaatcaacaaaatcaaccTTTTTtaaccgtaccattactccatgaaatctactttcgtttttaccggaagttcatcGGAAGTGTCTAAATAtggacacagcgttgccgtcgctgaTTGGAAGTTGATTGTGttgattattttatattagaTCTTGATCAAATAttcgtgaatatttgtttagAAGCTTGATCGAACAATGGAATCGGACTTTTTTCTTCATTGAAAGGGAGATGGGTAGGGGAATCGGCGAAATGGAAGGTAGATGGGTTCATTCTTGCGGGAATTGAACGGTAACAGCCACGTCTAGCTTTCAGTGTTAATAACGTCAACAATTTCAAAACGTTCatataaatttgataattttgggtgaccaaaaacatttctttaagtaaagtacctgattgaatattgagttattaattaaagtttggaccatacgatacgcaaatactcattagaggttgtgctattttcaaaacgtatttttgattggacaacgtgatagTAACCATATGATACGCATTTACTCAATTTAATTAGAGCAAACAAAATTAGAGAACGCAATTAACGTCAATCAAACATCTTTTGcataagttcttatttgttttttacaccaagtcggcttttcctttactcatttaatctttgatcattttaaatgaaattcgaGTCATTAGATCAAGTGCGGATCGGTTTTttaattgccgacgcgatttACACCTATCATaatttgacacaaagtgactgtctttggtcAATTAAAGTTTCATAAaggtaggcaattagcgggatttatgacaggtatactgtcatcactatagcgacgcattatcgcgcctaccggaTTTAACACTATGACACGAGGgacaacttttttaacaatgtttgaagcttatttcacaaatacaaaaaaagtctttgaaatttttcgatctttttatatttttttcttccgaatattcaattcggaaaatagtattcgaatattcggtgcgggaccgaatattcggatattcggatattcgttgacatccctataTTATATACAGTGTGGAGAACTATATTATtacttaatataattttaaaccaataGTTTAACATTCTTATAAAACGGTTAATGTAAAGTGGGTATCTACCCAACtctccataaacacatgcattgcAACTGTTAAGTCGTACTTGTAGCATACGTTTACAGAACTTTAAATGAATACGTTCTATTTCTATCGACTTTATAAAACCCCATATTTCGGAGGCATAATTAAGAATCGAgcctacaaatgcatcaaataattgacaaagtaTTTTAGGTTTTAgatcatacattttacacttgtataataAAGTATTTAAGCCTTAAGGGCTTTACCTACTAAATGCTCTTGGTTTAATGTGAAACTACCGGTATAATTTATAACAGTACCTAAGTAACTGAAATTATCAACTGTTTCGATGTTATGGCCATCGTATGTCCATGTCTCATTTTGGCGTAAACGGCCCCTCTTACGAATCAAAGCGCCATAGACGCTGAAGGCCTgtggctagatttagtgtgcttgggaagaagtttagttcttacaaaaaagatagttcgactatgtatatagttgtcaatatctttatacatagtcaaaatatctttttttaagaagacgttttgtcggaagttttttattgatttagtatgtgtatgcattattataaacaggtttataaaaatcaaggctgcagctgcatttttcaaaGTCACAATGGATAGTCGATCAATAAATCATGGCCATCCTACATAGGCGAtgaagatatgtggctgggaacgagattatgacccatctgggtctgtcactttttgtgtgtcataaatgctgaatgcccgttttggatgaaatgacgtccttattcaaccagtatcggtacttgttatgctgatcagtttgtgttgataatatctcCATTGATAGCGTTTctggatgaacataattaatttcaaagtacggaattaattgtacttaaaatataaataaattaatccgtaaatactcatggttgccatgggaacaaaaaatgttctttttttcatatttattactattttaaagaatttaagccaaaaaaggcacagaaaatcaacaaaatatgttctggacagatatggaacatcattaacatgtttattatatacataaatatatgcacattttctggaaaaaggtgtgtattcagaaattgaacattttgtacagctatgaacttaaaactaaaacgaataactcctcatgatacaatttgtgttgtgtgtctgtactgccagacattattttggtttatttagcaattcaattttgttatatgattgataaaattaagtagacaaaatagattaagttaacagttgctatggaaacagtaatttgtggattgcatatacatgcggtttgtgatcaacaatgtatttgaagtttaTATATTATGAATCTTCGCATAAGTGTCAAACCAAATTCACTAGTGCATTTCATACGTAGAgattcaaaaacatgattttcaacttaaacaaaataaaagcaataagcactacatatttaatggcacacgTCACAAATTAATTCACTATAGATTGAActttaaacaccaaaatattcattaacatgtaaaaataaatcaaatacaaacataacatgaacacatacgttaacatcacatatcttgatgtttaaatgaactacaacagtataagtgatattattttaagaccacaatattagcaggcatacaatacaatgtatttcttatcgtgtaaataacattttatagttagatcactatgaatgagttgtttatcatcagtcaaacaaatgtgtccacacgacacggatgcccccaactgtaactttgtcacttcATAAAAGCATAAGTATGCAAATGTTTTTTagatatacatcgcctttattttatttaactattagtttgctacataacaggtgttcaatatttatatttatattttgtttgttacatatttcatctgctgcagtttgtagatgttttttttttctgccaattctttgcatgcatgttcaaacttggcctagagaccatctagataaaacttgtgaacaagtttggtgaagatcagatgaaaactacttgaattagagagcggaaaccaagctgaatttttaaaacgcacttagtgacccagtgaactagttttttgcccggcatgccccatgttcacacttggcgaagacattatgtagatacaacttctgacagagtttgggaaagatcggatgaaaactacttgaattagagagcggacaccatgctgaacgtttgaaacgcactaagtgaccctatgacatagttttgggcccagcatgacccatgtttgtcttgacctagacattagccggatgcaacttctgaccaagtttggagatcggattagaactacttgaattagagagtgaacacgaaaagtgttacggaggacagacagactgacagtgtgAAAACTGTATGacgcccgttgggggcataaaatatattttcatgtatctgacatggtgtgcagaaacaacacaaatgtaaaaataaaatattcccttctcatacttaatatattacctatggatgacagactgattggaaaaacaacacaagatacacattgttgatattttgtactcaaattcatgcacatcaataaaaaaagtattgtatttattctttgaaaaaaaatcgcctgttaagtctggattaaaaaatcttatctgttaaaaaatgtcaatcacaacacaacacgaacacaatatattgtccatattatcatccacacagagtccaaactgtcagtaaacttggtaagctcaggttgcatcaggatttgccgaattcacttgtaaagatctgcaataattaaaataaaaatgcctgattagaaaccttaaacaaacacataaaaaatacatatgtgtGCGATTATTGTGGCATGCTTCCGTGTTGCAATACTTTTAACAATACAAATGATTTATGTGTACTCTTAATACGATCTTTCCATTCAACAAAACacttcaaatcaatttgaatgtatattgttttaaatacatttataagttACAAGTACCATTATAATCATTTTAATCGTGGTGAGCGatataattttttatgaaataagatCACGTATAACCTTTTAATAGAactataaatacatttttcattgCCACTTTTTTAATTAGAGAAATAGTCTTACGCTTTCTTGAGTAATTAGTATTACATGATCAAATAGCATTTATTACAGTATGTAAATGTTAAGTATAGTGTTTGAACATGTGTATTCCTCACATTAATCCTCTcaaaaaacgcatttaacaaaTAACACACACTCTCAGACATGCATTTGTGGATATACGATTGTCAGGAAGGAGGTCGATATTCATCCCACAATTTGAATCTGAGATGGTCTGAAACATAAAATTATTATGGTAGTATATGCACGCAAAAATGTGTATAGAATCGACAAGCGTAAAACGAAATTCTATACAATAAACAACTTTAATTAATGTTTCTCTCATTAAGGGTCAAAActgattatttattatatttaagtatgtcCCAGGAAAATATGCTTACATGCAAACACCAAAATATGTAAACGACAGAaacgaaaacaaatataattcCTTCTTCTACGACCACTACAACAGCCAGtgctataaaaatattatttatactactactactactactactactactacaactactactactactactactactactactactactactactactactactactactactactactactactactactactactactactactactacttttactactactacttctactactactactactactactactactactactactactactactactactacaactactactactactactactactactactactactactactactactactactactactaacactactactactacgactactactactactacaactacttctactaatactactactactactactactactaccactactactactactactactacaactactactacttatagtattactactactactactactactactactactactactactactactactactactactactactactactactactactactactactactactactagaactactactactactactactactactactactactactactactactacttattacacttcttctactaccactgctactactactacttctactactactactactactactactattgctactactactacaactactactactactacaactactattactaatactactactactactacttctactactacaactactactactactactactactactactactactactactactactactactactactacttctactactactactactaatactactactactactactacaactgctgctgctgctactactactactgctacttctacttctacgacttctactactacttctactaccactattactactactacttctactactactactactactactactactactactactactactactactactactactactactactactactactactacttctactactactactactacaactgctgctgctgctgctactactactactactactacttctactacctctactactacttctactactactataactactattacttctactactactactactactactattactactagtactactactactactactactactactactactactactactactactactactactactactacttctactactactactactactactactactactactactactactactactactactactactactactactactactactactactattactgctactactactaccactaatactactacctactcctactactactactacatcaactactactactactactactactactactactactactactactactactactactactactactacttctactactactactactactactactactactactactactactactactactactactactactactactgctactactactactactgctactactactactactactactactactactactactactactacttctactactactactgctactactactactactactactacttctaatactacttctactactactactactactactacatacaactatTATACTTATACTATTTAAGCTCACAAAAAGAATTGTTGTATAATATAACTAACACTTTTATAACTAATTCTTTACATGTAATTATGATACTAATATTGCGATGCTTTTTAAACTAATAACAGTAATACGTATACAGCACTACTTATGCTTATGCTGCTCTTACTGATTATACTTCGTTAACGTTtacaataatactaatactacttataCTTACAACACTTTTACTAAATATACAATTACTTACCCATTTAAACTACCTTAACTCATACAACAATGGTTAGATTACATTTACTAATATTGTTAatagtacaaatacaaacacttATACTACATTTACTCATTCTATTCATACTAAGACTAATATTGATAGTAAGCCATTTCGACAATGTATTCTACACAAATACACCATACTTCGATTCACAAAGTGGGAACATCTGGGTTTCGCAATGATAATCGTGCCACCTATATCCGTCTTTGTGATCAAGAACGATGCAGTCCTCGATGCCGCCGTTTGGTTGGTCCTGGCCCCAGTCTGAATAATACATAGAAATAGAGTGAACTGTTGAAAATATGTCAATATATGAACGGTCAGAACTATTATTTAATAAGTTGTTGTATAATGTGTATTAAAACCCACCCATAGTCAAATGGACTACACACTTTGGTACAAGTTAAACAATGTAATTAAATTTGATCCAATAAATGTGTTCAGTCGCGATTAAACCGGATTATTCTCTGCAAAAATGGCCATgcataaatattttttcaataaccTTATATGTGTATTCGTTTGTCATCATACTCGCTGTTGAAAATTAAATGGATTATATGGTAGAACGGCAGCATTTTGAAAAACTATTCTTGCAACCCTATTTATACTGTGTATGCTCacttattaaaaacaattcttaatgAATGATGCAGGTGGTGAGGGAAAGTTTTTTTCAACGTATCCTTCTGTTAACGTAAACCAAGTTATTTTATATGTAGGTACCTGTAAATATCGCTTCAGTATTATCGTCAATCCACAGGAAGTGGTTCTCTGCCATCAGATCTGTTAATCCAATCCACCAAAATTGAGCTGGAAATGGTATCATATTTATATTGCGAACAAATATTGCAAAGATTAGTATGGTCGCACTCGTCATTTACTGGGCTGAAACAAATAGTATTATGTTGCATTTTAATGATGCAAATGCCGGTATGGAGAATACCGGTCTATATTCGAACACATGGTTAGTATCTCTTCTATGTAAGTGCACAAGTTAATAAAACATTCATGTAAACGACTATGTGTGATGCATTAATGACTACATATTGcgtataaattacatttatttcaagTTACCAACAAACCTGTTTAATCATTAATCAGAGTTTTTCAAGCAATAGGTGGAAATGACATTTCGAATATAATTATTCTATTGCgaatatgttatataattatattcgaAATGTCATTTCCACCTATTGCTTGAAAAACTCTGATTAAAGTTATTTCAATTAACAAGCTGCTAATGAACTTAACGAACTATATTACAATACTGTTATATTCCATTGTTGAGCTTAGATAATGCATTGAATGTTAATAGTTTACATAtcgataaaatatgaaattattcaTACGTGAAtatgaaaaatgcattttttttattaacaatcgtcattttaattttttataatattaaaaagaaatCACCAGTGCTGAGGAATATTGTGCTTCTGACTAATTGTAAAGTGTTTATGTGTTAAATGCCTTCAATTAGTTTTACTTTATTAATTAAGCGGTTTATTTGATCCTGATTTTAAcgttcgcattttttgacactaTTTAGAAAGCCAATAGGTATTAACCGTTCCTGTTGACATCGAATGAGACTTCGAATgatatctttaaaatatatattagtcACCGTGTATAAACCGATTTATCATACCCGGATGTTGCGATGTGATTGTCATGGCGAAATGAATAGTTGGCATACGTGCGTTGCTAGAAAGgtaaattattttccttttttgtcaTTATGATGGTCTTCAAACAGGCTGTAATATTCAGATTTGAAAGCAGATTTCTCAGGCATGCTGTTATGCATCGTATGTATTGAAAAAAGGATGAAATTCGTTACTGATCATCGAACATCTCGTCAAATTGTCATGATCTAGTTTTGAAATCTTTGTTCTACTGGCGTTTAAACAAATTACAAGAACTATTTATACATCAGATGTTAGATTAAGAATGTGCACTTCCGATCAGTACAACGTTTTTTAGGGATTCTTTCTTACATCAGATATATGCATTTAATACTACACACGTGTGCTTCTACTTCCGTATCAATTATTCCATAAACTTAatcaatcatttttattattatagagATTATTCTGTATGAATTATAAGGATTTTAAATATGTgattgaaattaacatgtcattatTTCGTCCTtctaaatgttttaaacaactaCGAAACAGTTTCAGTCACTTcatttattacatatatttaacACTGACGGTTAGTCAGTAAACGGTGTTGGTTAATAAAAGTGAAGAGACTGTGGAAATTTTGTAAAACCCTTTTCGGTTTAAGGAATACAATGTGCAGGTATATCTGTccgttatttatttcaaatttatttttgctGAACTTCGTTCTATaataatatgcattcattataatCACTTTTGCATGACCTATAGTAATCCGGGATTTCAGTAATTCGCACACGTAAGTGCCTATGTTTTGGAATAATAATGCAAATTTTAAATCATCCAAAATCAAGGTTACCCTTTTTATTATAAAGTTGAATTCTAAATCATCCAAAATCAAGGTTACCCTTTCATTTTAATGTTGAAGAAAATATCGTTTCTTGTTTCTCTCTCAGGTCACACATAATTTAACACAGATTGCCAGTGCGAACCTGTTTATGCTGCTGGTGGTGTTGCTGTTGCTAATGCTGATACCAGCTTTACTGACGATAACGATGTTGATGATCATCATGATGGGGGTGAAATGATTATTGTGGTGATTTATATTAACTCTCTGCATTTCTTGGAAAACATTAATATAGAACTAAATTTTGCTATTTTACAGAAACATGACGTACGAGTCAATAGAAGTTTTTGGCTTGGATGGTAGTTTTGCTACGGTATATTGCACGTCAACCCAAATGAAAACTATCACTGCTGAACACCACTTGACATGAGCTAAAACCATGTCTCCCATCAGCCAACCAAAGGACAGCAATAACAATGTGCTGGACATGAGTTACAACGAAGATATATCTGGAATAAATTTAAGCTCTTCTAGGTTAACTATATTTGTGAATATTCGACCAATCAATGATACAAAATCTGAATAATCGGCATAAATTTATCGCAATAATTGATAcagaatgcatataatgtaatcgCAATCAATGACACAGCATCACTGCAATATATGATACAGTCATTTAAAAaaccctcttgtttattttaatcaatatcttaGTATATTCAAAATGCCGATAGATTATATGTATCATAACAGTTATTTGACTTCAATTGcaatatattacataaaaaaatgtatatttcgaaACAGATTTTAGACAAAAAAGGATATTTTGGCACAGAGCAGCATGTGTTTTCCAGCATTCTTcggtgattttcaatgttttcataaacaacaaCTTCTTCGAAGCGGATTTATACGTTTTCAAGGGAAACTTAATTCTCTACGACTTCTAAAGTACAGAGTTTACTTGTTTGCAGTATTAATCCATTTACTTGTATCAAAATTAACAGCGGTATGTAAATATTGCCGTTACGCCATGGCAATCACATCGCAATATCCGGGTATGATACAATTGGTTTATACACTGTGTTAGTTGCCCATATGTTTGCTCCCGATAACTGTCTAATGAGTGTTTGCACACCGACAGTTGCAACACCAAAACGTACCTGGATGCCCACTGGCGTAGGTCTTGAGGAAACTATCCTCCTGCGCTGAATCGATGTGAACAAGATGCCCTTCATATTGGCGACAATAATgctgaaaaatataaatacatacatcgtttaatgactaaaactttaaatGATGACCAAAGCGTCAaatcctttagatgtttaaatatGGTATATAAGGAAGGAGGAAGAAACAATCCACCCTCCTCATCGTATCAACCAAAAGAACGATTTATCCATGTTGTACCGAGCTAAAATGACTGTACAATTGTATGTTTGGATTACATGGTAATTACAAAATATGTATACTCATTTATATGCATCAGCCAGAACATGTTTCTTAAACATGTTGGGCTTTACTTTTAACAGTCATGTGAAGATAACTCGATTAAAGCTAAGACACTACTGCTATATAGATAATCATTCTCAAAAGTTTCAGTAAGCTATGTTATAATCAACTCATTTAtctaccaaaaaaaaacaacgtgaTAAATGTCCATGCAATCAACGAAATAGACGAACCATGTAAATGTATGGTTAACGAAATATTTGATGTCAAACTTAAATTGCACTGTGCCA
This sequence is a window from Dreissena polymorpha isolate Duluth1 chromosome 16, UMN_Dpol_1.0, whole genome shotgun sequence. Protein-coding genes within it:
- the LOC127862572 gene encoding perlucin-like isoform X2, giving the protein MLKMSWIFMFMLLHLCDEAVANCRNDFMSALGSCYHFGNVPLGFTQAEHYCRQYEGHLVHIDSAQEDSFLKTYASGHPDWGQDQPNGGIEDCIVLDHKDGYRWHDYHCETQMFPLCESKPSQIQIVG
- the LOC127862572 gene encoding perlucin-like isoform X1, producing MLKMSWIFMFMLLHLCDEAVANCRNDFMSALGSCYHFGNVPLGFTQAEHYCRQYEGHLVHIDSAQEDSFLKTYASGHPAQFWWIGLTDLMAENHFLWIDDNTEAIFTDWGQDQPNGGIEDCIVLDHKDGYRWHDYHCETQMFPLCESKPSQIQIVG